In Cicer arietinum cultivar CDC Frontier isolate Library 1 chromosome 7, Cicar.CDCFrontier_v2.0, whole genome shotgun sequence, a single window of DNA contains:
- the LOC101495496 gene encoding ATPase 4, plasma membrane-type — protein MGEEDKPEMLEAVLKETVDLENIPIEEVFENLRCSREGLTSEGAEQRLTIFGYNKLEEKRESKFLKFLGFMWNPLSWVMEAAAIMAIALANGGGKAPDWQDFVGIITLLIINSTISFIEENNAGNAAAALMARLAPKAKVLRDGRWNEQDAAVLVPGDIISIKLGDIVPADARLLEGDPLKIDQSALTGESLPVTKGPGDGVYSGSTCKQGEIEGVVIATGVHTFFGKAAHLVDTTNQVGHFQKVLTAIGNFCICSIAVGMLIEIVVMYPIQHRPYRPGIDNLLVLLIGGIPIAMPTVLSVTMAIGSHRLSQQGAITKRMTAIEEMAGMDVLCSDKTGTLTLNKLTVDKNLVEVFAKGVDADSVVLMAARASRLENQDAIDTAIVGMLADPKEARAGIQEVHFLPFNPTDKRTALTYIDQEGKMHRVSKGAPEQILNLAHNKTDIERRVHSVIDKFAERGLRSLAVAYQEVPDGRKESAGSPWQFIGLMPLFDPPRHDSAETIRRALNLGVNVKMITGDQLAIGKETGRRLGMGTNMYPSSALLGQNKDESIAALPVDELIEKADGFAGVFPEHKYEIVKRLQARKHICGMTGDGVNDAPALKKADIGIAVADATDAARSASDIVLTEPGLSVIISAVLTSRAIFQRMKNYTIYAVSITIRIVLGFMLLALIWKFDFPPFMVLIIAILNDGTIMTISKDRVKPSPLPDSWKLSEIFTTGVVLGSYLAMMTVIFFWVAYKTDFFPRVFGVATLEKAAHDDFRKLASAIYLQVSTISQALIFVTRSRSWSYLERPGLLLVAAFIVAQLIATLIAVYASWSFAAIEGIGWGWAGVIWLYNIIFYIPLDFIKFFIRYALSGRAWDLVIEQRIAFTRQKDFGKEQRELQWAHAQRTLHGLQPPDTKMFTERTHVTELNQMAEEAKRRAEIARLRELHTLKGHVESVVRLKGLDIDTIQQAYTV, from the exons ATGGGTGAAGAAGATAAGCCTGAAATGTTGGAAGCTGTGCTGAAGGAAACTGTCGATTTG GAGAACATACCCATTGAAGAGGTTTTTGAGAATCTGAGATGTAGCAGAGAAGGTTTAACCAGTGAGGGTGCTGAGCAGAGACTGACAATTTTTGGCTACAACAAGCTTGAAGAGAAGaga GAGAGCAAGTTTTTGAAGTTTTTGGGATTTATGTGGAATCCTCTCTCTTGGGTTATGGAAGCAGCTGCTATAATGGCAATTGCACTTGCAAATGGAGGG GGTAAGGCTCCTGATTGGCAAGATTTTGTGGGTATCATTACCTTGCTTATCATCAATTCAACTATTAGTTTCATTGAGGAGAACAATGCTGGTAATGCTGCTGCAGCTCTCATGGCTCGTCTCGCTCCAAAAGCTAAG GTTCTTCGAGATGGTAGGTGGAATGAGCAAGATGCTGCGGTCCTGGTTCCCGGTGACATCATCAGCATCAAACTTGGAGATATTGTTCCAGCAGATGCTCGTCTTCTTGAAGGGGATCCTTTGAAAATCGATCAG TCTGCACTTACAGGCGAGTCCCTGCCGGTGACAAAGGGCCCCGGTGATGGCGTGTATTCTGGTTCTACCTGTAAACAAGGAGAGATTGAAGGTGTGGTCATAGCTACTGGTGTTCATACCTTTTTCGGCAAAGCTGCTCATCTTGTAGATACTACAAATCAAGTTGGTCACTTTCAAAAG GTGTTGACTGCAATTGGAAACTTTTGCATATGTTCAATTGCCGTGGGGATGCTTATCGAGATTGTTGTCATGTATCCGATCCAACATCGACCCTATCGTCCTGGAATTGATAACCTCCTTGTGCTTCTTATCGGAGGAATTCCAATTGCCATGCCCACAGTTTTGTCAGTGACCATGGCCATTGGATCCCACAGGCTATCTCAGCAGGGTGCTATCACAAAGAGGATGACGGCCATTGAAGAGATGGCAGGCATGGACGTGCTTTGCAGTGATAAGACCGGGACTCTAACATTAAATAAGCTTACAGTTGACAAGAATCTTGTTGAG GTTTTTGCAAAAGGAGTGGATGCTGATTCTGTTGTTTTGATGGCGGCACGTGCTTCAAGACTTGAGAATCAAGACGCAATAGATACTGCCATAGTTGGCATGCTGGCTGATCCAAAGGAG GCACGTGCTGGTATACAAGAAGTACATTTTCTTCCTTTCAATCCTACTGATAAGCGGACAGCACTGACTTATATTGACCAAGAGGGTAAAATGCATAGAGTAAGCAAAGGTGCACCAGAACAG ATCCTAAATCTGGCACACAATAAGACAGACATCGAACGGAGAGTTCATTCAGTAATAGATAAGTTTGCAGAGCGTGGCTTACGATCTCTTGCTGTAGCATACCAA gaAGTTCCAGATGGAAGGAAGGAGAGTGCTGGAAGTCCGTGGCAATTTATTGGACTTATGCCTCTCTTTGATCCACCTAGACATGATAGCGCAGAAACAATTCGGAGGGCACTGAACCTTGGAGTAAATGTCAAAATGATTACAG GGGATCAGCTAGCTATAGGAAAGGAAACTGGTCGCCGCTTGGGAATGGGTACCAATATGTATCCTTCCTCTGCTTTACTCGGGCAAAACAAGGATGAATCCATTGCTGCCTTACCCGTTGATGAACTAATTGAAAAAGCTGATGGATTCGCCGGTGTATTTCCTG AGCACAAGTATGAGATCGTGAAACGCTTGCAAGCTAGGAAACATATTTGTGGAATGACTGGTGATGGAGTGAATGACGCACCTGCTCTCAAGAAGGCAGACATTGGTATAGCTGTTGCAGATGCTACTGATGCAGCTCGTAGTGCATCCGATATTGTTTTAACAGAACCTGGCCTTAGTGTTATTATAAGTGCTGTTTTGACCAGTCGAGCTATCTTCCAGAGAATGAAAAATTATACA ATTTATGCAGTCTCAATTACAATTCGTATAGTG CTTGGTTTTATGTTGCTGGCTCTCATATGGAAGTTCGACTTTCCACCTTTTATGGTGCTTATTATTGCCATCCTAAATGACg GTACTATTATGACAATTTCAAAAGATAGAGTAAAACCATCACCTCTTCCAGATAGCTGGAAGCTATCAGAGATATTTACTACTGGCGTCGTGCTGGGTAGTTACTTGGCAATGATGACAGTTATATTCTTTTGGGTGGCATACAAAACAGATTTCTTCCCG CGAGTGTTCGGGGTTGCAACTCTTGAAAAAGCTGCTCATGATGATTTCCGAAAGCTTGCCTCTGCAATCTATCTTCAAGTGAGCACTATTAGTCAGGCTCTTATATTTGTAACTCGATCTCGAAGTTGGTCATATTTAGAGCGTCCCGGTTTATTGCTGGTTGCTGCCTTTATCGTTGCTCAACTT ATTGCCACTTTGATTGCTGTTTATGCTAGCTGGAGCTTTGCTGCGATTGAAGGGATAGGTTGGGGTTGGGCTGGTGTTATATGgttatacaatataatattctACATCCCGCTcgatttcattaaatttttcattCGATATGCTTTGAGTGGAAGGGCTTGGGATCTTGTTATTGAGCAAAGG ATTGCTTTCACAAGGCAAAAGGACTTTGGGAAGGAACAGAGGGAACTTCAATGGGCACATGCACAAAGGACGCTGCATGGATTACAACCACCCGACACTAAGATGTTCACCGAGAGGACACATGTCACTGAACTCAATCAAATGGCGGAGGAAGCTAAAAGGAGAGCCGAAATCGCAAG GTTGAGAGAGCTTCATACACTGAAAGGTCATGTAGAATCAGTTGTGAGGTTGAAGGGGCTTGACATAGATACCATTCAGCAAGCATACACAGTCTGA